The genomic DNA TTTAGAAGTGAAAGTTGTATAATTTCGATCTCGTCTTCTGGTTTGGGTTTTCCCGTTTTCTAATCTAAACAGTTTTCATTACTGTCAAAGCGAACGCCCCTCTACAATGCCTGACCTCCCGCAAACGCCTAAAATGTATCCCATAATTGTGAGGTCGGCAGTTGAGCTTTCCCAAGAAACAACTCAAGTGTCAAAAGCCGTCTCTTGAAAACGGCTTGCACATACCATAGTGAGGGCGATTGCAACCAACCAGGCCCCGCAAGACCGGTTGCATTGGATACCGTTGGAAGTAAAAGTTACACTCCCGCCTCCCCCATTTGGTTGTATGATTCGAAACAAGCCATCCCAGTTTGTCATTACTTTGTCTTCTCCATCATCTTGTTCATgcggcgtcggcgctggcggcagGCATCGACACGCGGGTAAGTTGATCACCAGCACGGACAATACGCTGGCCACTTGAATCGGTGACATATGTCATGTCCTTGTTCTCGTACTGGGCACGCTTCCAAATCTCAACCTCGCAACCACCTCGGAGGACACCAACGCGCATGGTAGAAAGAAGGTTGTGGGCGGCGTTGGAGTGTAGATACACACCACCGTTGAAGATGGCAGTGGCGTCCTTGCCGATGGCGGATGAGATGAGAGCCTTGCCACCAGGATGCTCCTTGATGAAGTCGGTCACGTCGTGGATAACACCGGCGATGGCAACAAGGCCCCTGCCATCCTTAGCCTGAGAAACAAAGTCATCCCAGTCAATGACGGGAAGCTGCTCAAGGGGAACGCCCCAGTCAAGTCCTGCACGCTTCTGGTCAAGCTTCTTCTGAAGCTGTTGAACACGACCCTTCTCGATTTCATTCTGACGGAACTGCTTGAGGTCTGTGGCGAGGCCAAGCTGCTTCCAGGTCCAAATGCACCACTTGGTAGGGTCGTACTGCCACCACTGAATAGCGTTGCGGTAGTCGGAGGGGAACTCGTGGTGGAAGTTGTGGTATCCCTCACCGAGGGTGACGAGGGCAGTGATGACGTGGTCACGGGGTGAGTTACGGTCATCGAAGGGCTGGTCGCCGAGCCAGTGGGCCAAGGAGTTAACGCAGAAGGTGGCCTGCTGAACAACGAAGATGCGGAGGATGCCACCGTAGACATAGCCGCCGAGCCAGTCACCCCATCCAAGACCGCAGACAAGAGTGGGAAAGATGACTCCCATGGCGATAACACACTTGATGAAGTGAACGTGTTGCCACATGACGACGGGATCCTCGTTGAGATCGGAGATGTCGGTCCGGCCCATACGCTTGGGGTCCTGCTTCAAGACCATCCAGCCAATGTGACTGTAGAGAAGGCCTTTGCGAACGGAGTAGGGGTCCTTATCGGTATCGGTGTATCGGTGGTGAGCGCGGTGGCCGTGGGACCACCATCGGATCGagccctcgacggcgccggcgccaacaGCGGCAAGATAAATTCTCAGAGGAAGGCTGGCCTTGTAGCTACGGTGGGCCCAAAGACGATGGTAACCTGTCTATATGTCAGTTCGACTTGTCCCCAGATGTCAAGCATAATTTTGAGACATACCGGCAGTGATACCGAGACCAGTGTTGAAGTAGTAGACAACAGCGAAGACAGCCGTCTTCCACGTGAGGGGAATCCAATAGGAGCAGATGAACCCAACCAGGGGGACAATCAAAATGAATGTGGTGTTCAGCCAGTTGACGTGCTTGTGCCAGTTGGCCAAAGTGACAGGCTGTGTCGAGCTTCAAAGAAAGTTAGTCTCCGTCGTACTGAACATGATGGGGCAGTGGAAGACGCACATGTGAGGCTTCTTGGGGTCCAAGGGTTTGGCGGCACGAACGGGGACGTAGTCAGATGTGCCATCGGGAAAGTTCTCGGCCTGCTTAGCCGTCGTGGCGGAGGACGaagtcgtcgccgacatgTTGAGAAACTGAGCCGGAGGGCTACGATCGAGAAAGCCGGGGGTTGTCTTTCGGGAAACGAGGTAGTCCAAGATGCCTATACCAGAAGACAGCCGCAACGATGCCTGGTGCCTTGAGTAGGAAGCAACGTCGTCCGCGTTGATGTGTACTGTCCGAAAGGCCGGTGGGGGCGATGGACTTTTGGAGAGAAGGGAAGGCCTGAAGGACTGGACATATAGGTGAAGAGGAGACGAAGGGCTGTGAATTATATAAAGGATAACGGATGGGTTTTGAGACCCCAGCAAGGAAGGACAGGTACGGAGGCCGGGGTACCTTTGGGCGAGGTGTCCGCCACCCACCAGCTTCAAAAAAATCCCAGCAAACGAGCGAGTGGAAAGGGTGGGATGgtggtggggaggggggtgtggtCCTGTGAATCAGAGATCACTTAGCCCAGGACCCAGGTTAAGTCATAATCAAGCGAAAAAATGCGAAGACGGATGGGCACCGTGGGCCTTGCTTGGGCCGTGGGGTTGGACTCTGAACAACCCGAGTTCACAatgttgctgctggctggaAGGGGAATGGGCGGGCGGGACCTTGGAGCTGGGCCGGGATTTGCAGACAACGAGAATGGAGATGGGCAGACTGATGGCCGGATGGGAAGCAAGAgacttcctcgccatcgTAACTACCTATCTAGTACCACAGTAGAAAGACCCGCACCGAGAATTTGCGGTCTTGCCTCATGCCCGACAAGTattggacgacgacgcgtgTATCCGAAAGGACGGCGGGAAGGTACCATGCTGAGCATGGTGGCATGGCCAGTGAACAGGCAAGAAGGGATGAAGGAAATGTGCATCCCTCGCCTATTACACCGGGGGAAGGAAGTGCCAAGGGCATGACCGTCCCCTTGCAGTTTGTTCGTTGTTAACCGGTCGTAATAGCAAGTGACCACCATCTTCCTTTTGGCCTACATGGGCAAGTCAGTACTCTGTAAAGAGTATCCGTAGCGTACACACAATTCACCACTGCCATGCAAAACTAGGTAGTTTCCTTGAACAAGGTAGCAGCTGCGCTCAACAATCACCAATCGGCAGGTGGCATTGAAAACACTCTCTCGGTCTCGCCAGCATCTTTGGGGAAGCGTTCCTCCCTTTCCTCCGCCTGTTATTTCGACTCTCCGTCTCTCCGCCCGTCTCTGGTCTGACATCGCTAGCGACATGCCATTAACCTCACGCCCACGTCCAGAACACCACCATCTGCTACGCCCGTCGAGTCTTGGAGACGTATCTTTCTTCGTTGGGACCAAAAGATGGGCAGATTCAACTATCTAGATCTCTTACAGAACCCGTTCTTCTAGGGACCAACAAAAATCGGTCAAATGTCATCAATCTCGACGCAAGCAGGAAAACATGCCATAAAAGTCCGGCATTGGAGAATCACAAGCAAATCCAGCGCCTGCCAACGCATCGGATCTCTTTGCACAGCCGAGGATGAGACGATTGACGGCCCCAGATCAGGTCACACTTTTCGTTGGCCTTTCCCACTTCCCCTGGTCCCGCAGGCTTCTGGGGTTTACTGGCTATTCTCTTGTCCCTTGAGGGTGAGGTGGGAGGTTGTCAATCTGCAATGAATCACTGGCAAGCATGCACGAGATGGATGTGGTCcaaagagaaggaaaaaaggtCCCGGCTCCCAACAACTTCCCCAACGCTTTTCAATATGTCGGACCGCTCATTGGCGGAAGCAGGGGTTTGCCCCTGCCTTGAGGTCGTCG from Colletotrichum higginsianum IMI 349063 chromosome 3, whole genome shotgun sequence includes the following:
- a CDS encoding Acyl-CoA desaturase → MSATTSSSATTAKQAENFPDGTSDYVPVRAAKPLDPKKPHISTQPVTLANWHKHVNWLNTTFILIVPLVGFICSYWIPLTWKTAVFAVVYYFNTGLGITAGYHRLWAHRSYKASLPLRIYLAAVGAGAVEGSIRWWSHGHRAHHRYTDTDKDPYSVRKGLLYSHIGWMVLKQDPKRMGRTDISDLNEDPVVMWQHVHFIKCVIAMGVIFPTLVCGLGWGDWLGGYVYGGILRIFVVQQATFCVNSLAHWLGDQPFDDRNSPRDHVITALVTLGEGYHNFHHEFPSDYRNAIQWWQYDPTKWCIWTWKQLGLATDLKQFRQNEIEKGRVQQLQKKLDQKRAGLDWGVPLEQLPVIDWDDFVSQAKDGRGLVAIAGVIHDVTDFIKEHPGGKALISSAIGKDATAIFNGGVYLHSNAAHNLLSTMRVGVLRGGCEVEIWKRAQYENKDMTYVTDSSGQRIVRAGDQLTRVSMPAASADAA